Proteins from one Gallus gallus isolate bGalGal1 chromosome 15, bGalGal1.mat.broiler.GRCg7b, whole genome shotgun sequence genomic window:
- the BRAP gene encoding BRCA1-associated protein, translating to MSVSLVVIRLELAELSPLPAGFAYSAAAPEMAAESSGAVPACLEGKGPGERAAILHQHLGRREMTDIIIETIQPRADEAKAAVEGRKSSEAVAEDKNKQDDQNKEREAAPDSPSKQLPDQISFFSGNPSVEIVHGIMHLYKTNKMTSLKEDVRRSAMLCILTVPATMTSHDLMKFVASFYEVIEHMKIIRDSTPNQYMVLIKFSSQADADSFYMACNGRQFNSIEEDVCQLVYVERAEVFKSEDGASLPVMDLTELPKCTVCLERMDESVNGILTTLCNHSFHSQCLQRWEDTTCPVCRYCQTPEPVEENKCFECGVQENLWICLICGHIGCGRYVSRHAYKHFEETQHTYAMQLTNHRVWDYAGDNYVHRLVASKTDGKIVQYECEGDMCQEEKIDALQLEYSYLLTSQLESQRIYWENKIVRIEKDTAEEINNMKTKFKETIEKCDSLEQRLNDLLKEKQSVERKCSQLNNKVAKLSNELKEEQELNKCLRANQALLQNKLKEEERVLKETCEQKDLQISEIQEQLRDVMFYLETQQKINHLPAETRQEIQEGQINIAVASSASSSTGGTGKPSSRRGRGKRGK from the exons ATGAGCGTGTCGCTGGTCGTGATCCGCCTGGAGCTGGCCGAGCTCTCCCCGCTGCCCGCCGGCTTCGCCTATAGCGCGGCCG CTCCGGAGATGGCCGCGGAGAGCAGCGGGGCGGTCCCGGCCTGCTTGGAGGGGAAGGGTCCCGGCGAGAGGGCGGCCATCCTGCACCAGCACCTGGGCCGCAGGGAGATGACCGACATCATCATCGAGACCATCCAGCCGCGGGCAG ATGAAGCAAAAGCTGctgtggaaggaagaaaatcttctgAGGCTGTGGCTGAGGACAAGAATAAACAGGACGATCAAAACAAAGAGCGTGAGGCTGCTCCGGACTCGCCTTCAAAACAGCTCCCTGACCAGATTTCCTTCTTCAGCGGGAATCCATCAGTTGAAATCGTTCATGGCATTATGCATCTGTACAAAACAAA TAAGATGACCTCTCTAAAAGAAGACGTGAGGCGCAGTGCCATGCTGTGTATCCTCACAGTCCCTGCCACGATGACCAGTCACGACCTGATGAAGTTTGTGGCTTCCTTCTATGAAGTAATTGAGCACATGAAAATCATCCGAGACTCCACTCCCAACCAGTACATGGTGCTGATAAAGTTTAGCTCCCAG GCTGATGCAGATAGCTTTTACATGGCGTGCAACGGTCGGCAGTTCAACTCCATAGAGGAGGATGTTTGTCAGCTAGTGTATGTGGAAAGGGCTGAAGTCTTCAAATCGGAAGAt GGGGCCAGCCTGCCAGTGATGGATCTGACAGAGCTCCCAAAGTGCACGGTGTGCCTGGAGAGGATGGACGAGTCCGTGAACGGGATTCTTACCACTCTGTGTAACCACAGCTTTCATAGCCAGTGTCTGCAGCGGTGGGAGGACACCAC GTGTCCTGTCTGCAGATACTGCCAAACGCCGGAGCCAGTGGaagagaataaatgttttgaGTGTGGAGTTCAAGAA AACCTCTGGATCTGTTTGATATGTGGGCACATAGGCTGTGGCCGGTATGTGAGTCGCCATGCCTACAAGCACTTTGAGGAGACCCAGCACACCTATGCAATGCAGTTGACCAACCACAGAGTCTGGGATTATGCTGGAG ataACTACGTCCACCGACTGGTTGCAAGTAAAACTGATGGGAAGATAGTTCAGTATGAGTGCGAGGGAGATATGtgtcaggaagagaaaattgaTGCCTTACAATTAGAG TACTCATATTTGCTAACAAGCCAGCTGGAATCGCAGAGAATCTATTGGGAAAACAAGATTGTCCGAATAGAAAAGGATACAGCTGAAGAg attAACAACATGAAGACCAAATTTAAAGAGACCATTGAGAAGTGTGACAGTCTGGAACAGAGGCTGAATGACTTGCTCAAAGAAAAGCAGTCTGTCGAAAGGAA GTGTTCTCAGCTGAATAACAAAGTGGCTAAGCTTTCCAACGAGCTGAAGGAGGAGCAAGAACTGAATAAGTGTTTGCGAGCAAATCAAGCCTTGCTTCAGAACAAGctaaaggaagaggagagagtGTTAAAAGAAACCTGTGAGCAGAAGGACCTGCAAATCTCAGAGATCCAGGAGCAATTGCGAGATGTCATGTTCTACCTAGAGACACAACAGAAAATCAATCACCTCCCAGCTGAGACCCGGCAAGAGATTCAGGAAGGACAGATCAACATTGCAGTGGCTTCTTCTGCCAGCTCCTCTACAGGGGGCACGGGCAAGCCTTCTTCCAGGAGAGGCCGTGGCAAGAGGGGTAAATGA
- the LOC107057078 gene encoding acyl-CoA dehydrogenase family member 10 isoform X1: protein MYLSSAARTPLLRWAGILQSPGLWLRRQSGWSPYGAVIFDASGVLLPSPQHTAADWEARNCIPAGTVQQALLSGGENSPSLKYTRGELTTVEFLEELGQQCFEIANIRVPVNSFLSKLIRNEMIKQLPIMAEAIQCIRAEGLKTALLSNSFRLPNGESFLPLDQKHFDVIVEAYREGKCKPDPRIYKLCLERLDVQPQESIFLDNSSQNLKTAAQLGIKTVKVDDLEVAFKELETYLGFPLQGFVPYTRSVGPTTEIPKDRLQKYLENVFSDQATGPLTLRQFGCGQSTRTYFVKFGDRSLVLKKELPDSLLPSGPAVGREYSSLTCPGRVLKALSEAGVPVPTVLALCEDRSILGTPFYLMEHCAGHVYRDASLPTLLPSQRRAIYAAMSEVLSKIHSTDLRAAKLEDSRDHGNYIQQQVDTWTKQYRATETHVIPAMERLIEWLPLHFPESQKTTAVHGDFRLDNLIFHPRRPEVLAVLGWKFSILGDPISDLANNCMAYFLPPQFDSMKGLAKYDLRHLGVPTAEEYCQKYCGHMGMELPENWNFYMAFAFFRLAAMLQGLHKCSVAGRPARRKSCLEHAELVADLAWDFAIKEGFRVFNSLSIAKPFAQHYSTWARQGPFLSRSYSTWTRPETVPVPEVPMITSISSLLGMAQGIYCKLARNLDVQWSFLISQPRRTPRPVLEKKVSGAEHLSSASSSLALHSDLSPTSG from the exons ATGTACCTGAGCAGCGCTGCCCGCACCCCCCTCCTGCGCTGGGCCGGAATCCTGCAGTCCCCGGGGCTGTGGCTGCGGAGGCAGTCGGGCTGGAGCCCCTATGGAGCGGTCATCTTTGATGCGAGCGGAGTGCTGCTCCCAtccccccagcacacagctgcag ACTGGGAGGCCCGGAATTGTATTCCAGCCGGCACTGTCCAGCAAGCTCTGCTGTCTGGAGGGGAAAATAGTCCCTCTCTCAAGTACACAAGAGGAGAGCTGACAACTGTGGAATTTTTGGAGGAATTGGGACAGCAGTGCTTTGAGATT GCAAATATCCGTGTTCCAGTGAACTCTTTCCTCTCCAAATTAATCAGAAATGAGATGATAAAACAGCTCCCCATAATGGCAGAAGCAATACAGTGTATCCGTGCAGAAGGTCTTAAGACAGCTCTTCTGAGCAACAGCTTCCGGCTACCAAATGGAGAGAGCTTTCTGCCCCTGGATCAAAAGCATTTTGATGTG ATAGTTGAAGCTTATCGGGAAGGAAAGTGCAAGCCAGATCCTCGCATCTACAAGCTGTGCTTGGAGCGCTTGGATGTTCAGCCTCAGGAATCCATCTTCCTTGACAACAGCAGCCAGAACCTGAAAACAGCAGCCCAACTTGGTATTAAAACAGTGAAG GTTGATGATCTTGAAGTAGCATTCAAAGAGCTGGAAACCTATCTGGGTTTTCCTTTACAAGGGTTTGTTCCATATACTCGTTCAGTGGGACCAACCACGGAAATTCCAAAAGATCGTCTGCAAAAGTaccttgaaaatgttttcagtgacCAGGCAACAG GTCCACTGACGCTGCGGCAGTTTGGCTGTGGACAGTCTACCCGGACCTATTTTGTCAAGTTTGGAGATCGTTCTCTGGTGCTGAAGAAGGAACTCCCTGACAGCCTGCTTCCTTCAGGTCCTGCTGTTGGAAGGGAATACAG CTCTCTGACTTGCCCTGGCAGGGTACTGAAGGCACTCTCTGAGGCTGGTGTTCCTGTTCCTACTGTACTTGCTCTGTGTGAGGACAGAAG CATCCTTGGCACACCTTTCTACCTGATGGAGCACTGTGCTGGCCATGTCTACAGGGATGCCTCCCTGCCAACACTGCTGCCTAGCCAGCGGCGGGCTATTTATGCTGCCATGAGTGAAGTCCTCTCCAAGATCCACAGCACAGACCTCAGAGCAGCCAAGCTGGAGGACTCCAGGGACCATG GTAATTACATCCAGCAGCAAGTTGATACCTGGACAAAGCAGTATCGTGCTACGGAAACTCATGTTATTCCAGCCATGGAGAGACTCATTGAGTGGCTGCCTTTGCATTTTCCTGAATCTCAGAAGACGACAGCTGTGCATGGTGATTTCAG GCTGGACAACCTAATCTTTCACCCAAGGAGGCCAGAAGTCCTTGCTGTCCTTGGCTGGAAGTTCTCAATTCTAGGAGATCCCATCTCCGATTTGGCAAATAACTGTATGGCCTACTTCCTGCCACCTCAGTTTGACTCAATGAAAG GCTTGGCAAAATACGACTTGAGGCACCTGGGAGTCCCCACAGCAGAGGAGTATTGCCAGAAGTACTGCGGCCACATGGGAATGGAGCTCCCTGAGAACTGGAATTTCTACATGGcctttgctttcttcaggcTGGCTGCAATGCTGCAGGGACTCCACAAATGCTCTGTGGCAG GGAGGCCAGCCCGACGTAAAAGCTGTCTGGAGCATGCAGAGTTAGTGGCTGATCTGGCTTGGGATTTTGCCATAAAAGAAGGATTCCGTGTCTTTAACAGCCTCTCCATTGCAAAGCCTTTTGCACAACATTACAGTACCTGGGCAAGGCAAGGGCCATTCCTCAGCAGGAGCTACAGTACCTGGACACGTCCTGAGACTGTCCCTGTGCCTGAAGTCCCCATGATCACTTCCATCAGCAGCCTACTGGGGATGGCCCAAGGTATTTACTGCAAGCTGGCAAGGAACTTGGATGTCCAGTGGAGTTTTCTGATTTCCCAGCCCAGACGCACTCCACGTCCAGTTCTAGAAAAGAAG GTCTCTGGAGCAGAACATCTCAGCAGTGCATCCTCCAGCCTGGCACTTCACTCAGACCTGAGCCCCACATCTGGCTGA
- the LOC107057078 gene encoding acyl-CoA dehydrogenase family member 10 isoform X2: protein MYLSSAARTPLLRWAGILQSPGLWLRRQSGWSPYGAVIFDASGVLLPSPQHTAADWEARNCIPAGTVQQALLSGGENSPSLKYTRGELTTVEFLEELGQQCFEIANIRVPVNSFLSKLIRNEMIKQLPIMAEAIQCIRAEGLKTALLSNSFRLPNGESFLPLDQKHFDVIVEAYREGKCKPDPRIYKLCLERLDVQPQESIFLDNSSQNLKTAAQLGIKTVKVDDLEVAFKELETYLGFPLQGFVPYTRSVGPTTEIPKDRLQKYLENVFSDQATGPLTLRQFGCGQSTRTYFVKFGDRSLVLKKELPDSLLPSGPAVGREYRVLKALSEAGVPVPTVLALCEDRSILGTPFYLMEHCAGHVYRDASLPTLLPSQRRAIYAAMSEVLSKIHSTDLRAAKLEDSRDHGNYIQQQVDTWTKQYRATETHVIPAMERLIEWLPLHFPESQKTTAVHGDFRLDNLIFHPRRPEVLAVLGWKFSILGDPISDLANNCMAYFLPPQFDSMKGLAKYDLRHLGVPTAEEYCQKYCGHMGMELPENWNFYMAFAFFRLAAMLQGLHKCSVAGRPARRKSCLEHAELVADLAWDFAIKEGFRVFNSLSIAKPFAQHYSTWARQGPFLSRSYSTWTRPETVPVPEVPMITSISSLLGMAQGIYCKLARNLDVQWSFLISQPRRTPRPVLEKKVSGAEHLSSASSSLALHSDLSPTSG from the exons ATGTACCTGAGCAGCGCTGCCCGCACCCCCCTCCTGCGCTGGGCCGGAATCCTGCAGTCCCCGGGGCTGTGGCTGCGGAGGCAGTCGGGCTGGAGCCCCTATGGAGCGGTCATCTTTGATGCGAGCGGAGTGCTGCTCCCAtccccccagcacacagctgcag ACTGGGAGGCCCGGAATTGTATTCCAGCCGGCACTGTCCAGCAAGCTCTGCTGTCTGGAGGGGAAAATAGTCCCTCTCTCAAGTACACAAGAGGAGAGCTGACAACTGTGGAATTTTTGGAGGAATTGGGACAGCAGTGCTTTGAGATT GCAAATATCCGTGTTCCAGTGAACTCTTTCCTCTCCAAATTAATCAGAAATGAGATGATAAAACAGCTCCCCATAATGGCAGAAGCAATACAGTGTATCCGTGCAGAAGGTCTTAAGACAGCTCTTCTGAGCAACAGCTTCCGGCTACCAAATGGAGAGAGCTTTCTGCCCCTGGATCAAAAGCATTTTGATGTG ATAGTTGAAGCTTATCGGGAAGGAAAGTGCAAGCCAGATCCTCGCATCTACAAGCTGTGCTTGGAGCGCTTGGATGTTCAGCCTCAGGAATCCATCTTCCTTGACAACAGCAGCCAGAACCTGAAAACAGCAGCCCAACTTGGTATTAAAACAGTGAAG GTTGATGATCTTGAAGTAGCATTCAAAGAGCTGGAAACCTATCTGGGTTTTCCTTTACAAGGGTTTGTTCCATATACTCGTTCAGTGGGACCAACCACGGAAATTCCAAAAGATCGTCTGCAAAAGTaccttgaaaatgttttcagtgacCAGGCAACAG GTCCACTGACGCTGCGGCAGTTTGGCTGTGGACAGTCTACCCGGACCTATTTTGTCAAGTTTGGAGATCGTTCTCTGGTGCTGAAGAAGGAACTCCCTGACAGCCTGCTTCCTTCAGGTCCTGCTGTTGGAAGGGAATACAG GGTACTGAAGGCACTCTCTGAGGCTGGTGTTCCTGTTCCTACTGTACTTGCTCTGTGTGAGGACAGAAG CATCCTTGGCACACCTTTCTACCTGATGGAGCACTGTGCTGGCCATGTCTACAGGGATGCCTCCCTGCCAACACTGCTGCCTAGCCAGCGGCGGGCTATTTATGCTGCCATGAGTGAAGTCCTCTCCAAGATCCACAGCACAGACCTCAGAGCAGCCAAGCTGGAGGACTCCAGGGACCATG GTAATTACATCCAGCAGCAAGTTGATACCTGGACAAAGCAGTATCGTGCTACGGAAACTCATGTTATTCCAGCCATGGAGAGACTCATTGAGTGGCTGCCTTTGCATTTTCCTGAATCTCAGAAGACGACAGCTGTGCATGGTGATTTCAG GCTGGACAACCTAATCTTTCACCCAAGGAGGCCAGAAGTCCTTGCTGTCCTTGGCTGGAAGTTCTCAATTCTAGGAGATCCCATCTCCGATTTGGCAAATAACTGTATGGCCTACTTCCTGCCACCTCAGTTTGACTCAATGAAAG GCTTGGCAAAATACGACTTGAGGCACCTGGGAGTCCCCACAGCAGAGGAGTATTGCCAGAAGTACTGCGGCCACATGGGAATGGAGCTCCCTGAGAACTGGAATTTCTACATGGcctttgctttcttcaggcTGGCTGCAATGCTGCAGGGACTCCACAAATGCTCTGTGGCAG GGAGGCCAGCCCGACGTAAAAGCTGTCTGGAGCATGCAGAGTTAGTGGCTGATCTGGCTTGGGATTTTGCCATAAAAGAAGGATTCCGTGTCTTTAACAGCCTCTCCATTGCAAAGCCTTTTGCACAACATTACAGTACCTGGGCAAGGCAAGGGCCATTCCTCAGCAGGAGCTACAGTACCTGGACACGTCCTGAGACTGTCCCTGTGCCTGAAGTCCCCATGATCACTTCCATCAGCAGCCTACTGGGGATGGCCCAAGGTATTTACTGCAAGCTGGCAAGGAACTTGGATGTCCAGTGGAGTTTTCTGATTTCCCAGCCCAGACGCACTCCACGTCCAGTTCTAGAAAAGAAG GTCTCTGGAGCAGAACATCTCAGCAGTGCATCCTCCAGCCTGGCACTTCACTCAGACCTGAGCCCCACATCTGGCTGA
- the LOC107057078 gene encoding acyl-CoA dehydrogenase family member 10 isoform X3, giving the protein MYLSSAARTPLLRWAGILQSPGLWLRRQSGWSPYGAVIFDASGVLLPSPQHTAADWEARNCIPAGTVQQALLSGGENSPSLKYTRGELTTVEFLEELGQQCFEIANIRVPVNSFLSKLIRNEMIKQLPIMAEAIQCIRAEGLKTALLSNSFRLPNGESFLPLDQKHFDVIVEAYREGKCKPDPRIYKLCLERLDVQPQESIFLDNSSQNLKTAAQLGIKTVKVDDLEVAFKELETYLGFPLQGFVPYTRSVGPTTEIPKDRLQKYLENVFSDQATGPLTLRQFGCGQSTRTYFVKFGDRSLVLKKELPDSLLPSGPAVGREYSILGTPFYLMEHCAGHVYRDASLPTLLPSQRRAIYAAMSEVLSKIHSTDLRAAKLEDSRDHGNYIQQQVDTWTKQYRATETHVIPAMERLIEWLPLHFPESQKTTAVHGDFRLDNLIFHPRRPEVLAVLGWKFSILGDPISDLANNCMAYFLPPQFDSMKGLAKYDLRHLGVPTAEEYCQKYCGHMGMELPENWNFYMAFAFFRLAAMLQGLHKCSVAGRPARRKSCLEHAELVADLAWDFAIKEGFRVFNSLSIAKPFAQHYSTWARQGPFLSRSYSTWTRPETVPVPEVPMITSISSLLGMAQGIYCKLARNLDVQWSFLISQPRRTPRPVLEKKVSGAEHLSSASSSLALHSDLSPTSG; this is encoded by the exons ATGTACCTGAGCAGCGCTGCCCGCACCCCCCTCCTGCGCTGGGCCGGAATCCTGCAGTCCCCGGGGCTGTGGCTGCGGAGGCAGTCGGGCTGGAGCCCCTATGGAGCGGTCATCTTTGATGCGAGCGGAGTGCTGCTCCCAtccccccagcacacagctgcag ACTGGGAGGCCCGGAATTGTATTCCAGCCGGCACTGTCCAGCAAGCTCTGCTGTCTGGAGGGGAAAATAGTCCCTCTCTCAAGTACACAAGAGGAGAGCTGACAACTGTGGAATTTTTGGAGGAATTGGGACAGCAGTGCTTTGAGATT GCAAATATCCGTGTTCCAGTGAACTCTTTCCTCTCCAAATTAATCAGAAATGAGATGATAAAACAGCTCCCCATAATGGCAGAAGCAATACAGTGTATCCGTGCAGAAGGTCTTAAGACAGCTCTTCTGAGCAACAGCTTCCGGCTACCAAATGGAGAGAGCTTTCTGCCCCTGGATCAAAAGCATTTTGATGTG ATAGTTGAAGCTTATCGGGAAGGAAAGTGCAAGCCAGATCCTCGCATCTACAAGCTGTGCTTGGAGCGCTTGGATGTTCAGCCTCAGGAATCCATCTTCCTTGACAACAGCAGCCAGAACCTGAAAACAGCAGCCCAACTTGGTATTAAAACAGTGAAG GTTGATGATCTTGAAGTAGCATTCAAAGAGCTGGAAACCTATCTGGGTTTTCCTTTACAAGGGTTTGTTCCATATACTCGTTCAGTGGGACCAACCACGGAAATTCCAAAAGATCGTCTGCAAAAGTaccttgaaaatgttttcagtgacCAGGCAACAG GTCCACTGACGCTGCGGCAGTTTGGCTGTGGACAGTCTACCCGGACCTATTTTGTCAAGTTTGGAGATCGTTCTCTGGTGCTGAAGAAGGAACTCCCTGACAGCCTGCTTCCTTCAGGTCCTGCTGTTGGAAGGGAATACAG CATCCTTGGCACACCTTTCTACCTGATGGAGCACTGTGCTGGCCATGTCTACAGGGATGCCTCCCTGCCAACACTGCTGCCTAGCCAGCGGCGGGCTATTTATGCTGCCATGAGTGAAGTCCTCTCCAAGATCCACAGCACAGACCTCAGAGCAGCCAAGCTGGAGGACTCCAGGGACCATG GTAATTACATCCAGCAGCAAGTTGATACCTGGACAAAGCAGTATCGTGCTACGGAAACTCATGTTATTCCAGCCATGGAGAGACTCATTGAGTGGCTGCCTTTGCATTTTCCTGAATCTCAGAAGACGACAGCTGTGCATGGTGATTTCAG GCTGGACAACCTAATCTTTCACCCAAGGAGGCCAGAAGTCCTTGCTGTCCTTGGCTGGAAGTTCTCAATTCTAGGAGATCCCATCTCCGATTTGGCAAATAACTGTATGGCCTACTTCCTGCCACCTCAGTTTGACTCAATGAAAG GCTTGGCAAAATACGACTTGAGGCACCTGGGAGTCCCCACAGCAGAGGAGTATTGCCAGAAGTACTGCGGCCACATGGGAATGGAGCTCCCTGAGAACTGGAATTTCTACATGGcctttgctttcttcaggcTGGCTGCAATGCTGCAGGGACTCCACAAATGCTCTGTGGCAG GGAGGCCAGCCCGACGTAAAAGCTGTCTGGAGCATGCAGAGTTAGTGGCTGATCTGGCTTGGGATTTTGCCATAAAAGAAGGATTCCGTGTCTTTAACAGCCTCTCCATTGCAAAGCCTTTTGCACAACATTACAGTACCTGGGCAAGGCAAGGGCCATTCCTCAGCAGGAGCTACAGTACCTGGACACGTCCTGAGACTGTCCCTGTGCCTGAAGTCCCCATGATCACTTCCATCAGCAGCCTACTGGGGATGGCCCAAGGTATTTACTGCAAGCTGGCAAGGAACTTGGATGTCCAGTGGAGTTTTCTGATTTCCCAGCCCAGACGCACTCCACGTCCAGTTCTAGAAAAGAAG GTCTCTGGAGCAGAACATCTCAGCAGTGCATCCTCCAGCCTGGCACTTCACTCAGACCTGAGCCCCACATCTGGCTGA